A window from Pelodiscus sinensis isolate JC-2024 chromosome 31, ASM4963464v1, whole genome shotgun sequence encodes these proteins:
- the LOC142821531 gene encoding uncharacterized protein LOC142821531 isoform X2, whose amino-acid sequence MSVFSSAPGLQRQGQEMAVVEPVSFKEVAVYFSEEEWALLDPGQRALYGDVMQENYEAVSWLGFSILKPDLILWLERGEVPWALILKETELLRQTGAVEESGKLSQKLSGARTVRENNENQQQDSPGTIESQGMFLEGDEGDVSQCVEQRETWGNQHRAERQLENNPSRKAEESVECGGGSKDPKEILAQLTNHNGKKCCDESSVCEKILSEKSGLILPQQGHTGERLCKCLECGKSLIDLSSRIEPEVTPMGEKSHKCSVCGKSFTFRSHLSSHQKTHIGERPYRCLQCGKSFKQKSSLIVHQRIHTGERPYKCPECGKDFTERSTLSRHERTHTGERPYKCFHCGKSFRFSSNLFIHQRVHTGERPYKCQECGRAFAVHAYLLNHKRTHTGERPYKCHECGKGFTERSAHYRHERTHIRVRPYKCQECGKCFLSQSDLIKHERTHTGESPYKCHECGKGFTIQSALSRHERTHTGERPYKCHECGKSFAEQSALIRHERTHTGERPYKCHECGKGFTVRSDLIRHERTHTGERPYKCFHCGKSFNVSSYLFVHQGVHTGERPYKCNECGKDFTFQSALSKHEKTHMAERPCKCFDCGKRFKERSHLVSHQKVHKRERETL is encoded by the exons GATTCTCCATTCTCAAACCTGACCTGATTCTCTGGCTGGAACGAGGGGAAGTGCCGTGGGCCTTGATTCTCAAAGAAACAGAGCTCCTGAGACAAACTGGTGCAGTTGAGGAGTCAGGGAAACTGAGCCAGAAACTATCCG gtGCGAGGACAGTGAGGGAGAACAATGAGAATCAACAGCAGGACAGTCCTGGCACCATAGAATCACAGGGAATGTTTCTGGAAGGAGATGAAGGGGATGTTTCCCAGTGtgtggaacagagggaaacctggggaaaTCAACACAGGGCAGAAAGGCAATTGGAGAACAATCCAAGCAGGAAAGCAGAGGAATCCGTGGAATGTGGAGGAGGATCCAAGGATCCCAAGGAAATTTTAGCCCAGCTGACAAATCACAATGGAAAGAAATGCTGTGATGAAAGCTCAGTTTGTGAGAAAATATTAAGTGAGAAGTCAGGCCTTATTCTGCCCCAGCAAGGGCACACAGGAGAAAGACTCTGCAAATGCCTGGAGTGTGGAAAAAGTTTGATTGATCTGTCATCACGTATTGAACCTGAGGTTACCCCCATGGGGGAGAAATCCCATAAATGCTCtgtgtgtgggaaaagtttcacttTCAGATCACATCTTAGTAGCCATCAGAAAACCCACattggagagagaccatataGATGCTTgcaatgtgggaaaagcttcaaacaGAAGTCAAGCCTTATTgtacatcagagaatccacacaggggagagaccatataaatgccctGAGTGTGGAAAAGATTTCACTGAACGATCAACCCTCAGTAggcatgagagaacccacacaggagagagaccatataagtgTTTCcattgtgggaaaagtttccgATTCAGTTCAAACCTTTTTATCCATCAGAGAGTGCACACGGGAGAGAGGCCGTATAAATGCCAGGAGTGTGGGAGAGCTTTCGCTGTACACGCGTACCTCCTTAACCACAAGAGAacacacacaggagagagaccatataaatgccatgagtgtgggaaaggaTTCACTGAACGATCAGCTCACTAtagacatgagagaacccacatcAGAgtgagaccatataaatgccaggAGTGTGGGAAATGTTTCCTTTCCCAATCAGATCTTATTAAACATGAGAGAACACATACGGGAGAGTCACCATATAAgtgccatgagtgtgggaaaggtttcactatACAATCAGCCCTCAGtagacatgagagaacccacacgggcgagagaccatataaatgccacgAATGTGGGAAAAGTTTCGCTGAACAATCAGCTCTCATtagacatgagagaacccacacaggggagagaccatataaatgccatgagtgtgggaaaggtttcactgtacgATCAGACCTCATTAGACATgaaagaacccacacaggagagagaccatataagtgcttccattgtgggaaaagcttcaatgtGAGTTCATACCTTTTTGTCCATCAGGGTGTGCACACGGGAGAGAGGCCGTATAAATGCAATGAGTGTGGAAAAGATTTCACTTTTCAATCAGCCCTGAGTAAGCATGAGAAAACCCACATGGCAGAGAGACCATGTAAGTGCTTTGACTGTGGAAAAAGGTTCAAAGAGAGGTCACACCTTGTAAGCCATCAGAAAGTGCacaagcgagagagagagaccctaTAA
- the LOC142821531 gene encoding uncharacterized protein LOC142821531 isoform X3 codes for MFLEGDEGDVSQCVEQRETWGNQHRAERQLENNPSRKAEESVECGGGSKDPKEILAQLTNHNGKKCCDESSVCEKILSEKSGLILPQQGHTGERLCKCLECGKSLIDLSSRIEPEVTPMGEKSHKCSVCGKSFTFRSHLSSHQKTHIGERPYRCLQCGKSFKQKSSLIVHQRIHTGERPYKCPECGKDFTERSTLSRHERTHTGERPYKCFHCGKSFRFSSNLFIHQRVHTGERPYKCQECGRAFAVHAYLLNHKRTHTGERPYKCHECGKGFTERSAHYRHERTHIRVRPYKCQECGKCFLSQSDLIKHERTHTGESPYKCHECGKGFTIQSALSRHERTHTGERPYKCHECGKSFAEQSALIRHERTHTGERPYKCHECGKGFTVRSDLIRHERTHTGERPYKCFHCGKSFNVSSYLFVHQGVHTGERPYKCNECGKDFTFQSALSKHEKTHMAERPCKCFDCGKRFKERSHLVSHQKVHKRERETL; via the coding sequence ATGTTTCTGGAAGGAGATGAAGGGGATGTTTCCCAGTGtgtggaacagagggaaacctggggaaaTCAACACAGGGCAGAAAGGCAATTGGAGAACAATCCAAGCAGGAAAGCAGAGGAATCCGTGGAATGTGGAGGAGGATCCAAGGATCCCAAGGAAATTTTAGCCCAGCTGACAAATCACAATGGAAAGAAATGCTGTGATGAAAGCTCAGTTTGTGAGAAAATATTAAGTGAGAAGTCAGGCCTTATTCTGCCCCAGCAAGGGCACACAGGAGAAAGACTCTGCAAATGCCTGGAGTGTGGAAAAAGTTTGATTGATCTGTCATCACGTATTGAACCTGAGGTTACCCCCATGGGGGAGAAATCCCATAAATGCTCtgtgtgtgggaaaagtttcacttTCAGATCACATCTTAGTAGCCATCAGAAAACCCACattggagagagaccatataGATGCTTgcaatgtgggaaaagcttcaaacaGAAGTCAAGCCTTATTgtacatcagagaatccacacaggggagagaccatataaatgccctGAGTGTGGAAAAGATTTCACTGAACGATCAACCCTCAGTAggcatgagagaacccacacaggagagagaccatataagtgTTTCcattgtgggaaaagtttccgATTCAGTTCAAACCTTTTTATCCATCAGAGAGTGCACACGGGAGAGAGGCCGTATAAATGCCAGGAGTGTGGGAGAGCTTTCGCTGTACACGCGTACCTCCTTAACCACAAGAGAacacacacaggagagagaccatataaatgccatgagtgtgggaaaggaTTCACTGAACGATCAGCTCACTAtagacatgagagaacccacatcAGAgtgagaccatataaatgccaggAGTGTGGGAAATGTTTCCTTTCCCAATCAGATCTTATTAAACATGAGAGAACACATACGGGAGAGTCACCATATAAgtgccatgagtgtgggaaaggtttcactatACAATCAGCCCTCAGtagacatgagagaacccacacgggcgagagaccatataaatgccacgAATGTGGGAAAAGTTTCGCTGAACAATCAGCTCTCATtagacatgagagaacccacacaggggagagaccatataaatgccatgagtgtgggaaaggtttcactgtacgATCAGACCTCATTAGACATgaaagaacccacacaggagagagaccatataagtgcttccattgtgggaaaagcttcaatgtGAGTTCATACCTTTTTGTCCATCAGGGTGTGCACACGGGAGAGAGGCCGTATAAATGCAATGAGTGTGGAAAAGATTTCACTTTTCAATCAGCCCTGAGTAAGCATGAGAAAACCCACATGGCAGAGAGACCATGTAAGTGCTTTGACTGTGGAAAAAGGTTCAAAGAGAGGTCACACCTTGTAAGCCATCAGAAAGTGCacaagcgagagagagagaccctaTAA